A single region of the Nocardioides ochotonae genome encodes:
- a CDS encoding glycosyltransferase family 2 protein, with product MSGVAVVTVVHGRHAHLRAQQATLARGEVVPDLYVVVAMGDPQIEGVLADGGVRPRCVPLAADPRRLPLAAARNTGFETARAAGCDVVIGLDVDCLAGSGLVAGYARAVREDPDRVWSGPVTYLPPSGPGGYPLDRLSELDDPHPARPAPAPGEVATGGEPDLFWSLSFALSAAAWERTGGFDEAYVGYGAEDTDFGRRVVRAGLDLAWVGAARAYHQHHPVSSPPVEHLDDILRNGRLYRARWGSWPMRGWLEEFERRGLVARRGEDWMRLG from the coding sequence GTGAGCGGCGTGGCGGTGGTGACCGTCGTGCACGGGCGCCACGCGCACCTGCGCGCGCAGCAGGCCACGCTGGCGCGCGGCGAGGTGGTGCCGGACCTCTACGTCGTGGTGGCGATGGGCGATCCCCAGATCGAGGGAGTGCTGGCGGACGGCGGCGTACGCCCGCGGTGCGTGCCGCTCGCCGCCGACCCGCGGCGGCTGCCGCTCGCGGCCGCACGCAACACCGGCTTCGAGACCGCACGGGCCGCGGGCTGCGACGTGGTGATCGGCCTCGACGTGGACTGCCTGGCCGGGTCCGGGCTGGTCGCGGGCTATGCGCGGGCCGTGCGGGAAGATCCCGACCGGGTGTGGTCCGGCCCGGTCACCTACCTGCCGCCGTCCGGGCCCGGGGGCTATCCGCTCGACCGGCTGTCCGAGCTCGACGACCCCCACCCGGCCCGTCCGGCGCCGGCACCCGGCGAGGTCGCGACCGGGGGAGAGCCCGACCTGTTCTGGTCGCTGTCCTTCGCCCTCTCGGCAGCGGCCTGGGAGCGCACGGGCGGCTTCGACGAGGCCTACGTCGGCTACGGCGCCGAGGACACCGACTTCGGTCGACGGGTGGTGCGCGCGGGCCTCGACCTGGCCTGGGTCGGTGCCGCGAGGGCCTACCACCAGCACCACCCGGTGAGCAGCCCGCCGGTGGAGCACCTCGACGACATCCTGCGCAACGGCCGCCTCTACCGCGCCCGCTGGGGCAGCTGGCCGATGCGCGGCTGGCTGGAGGAGTTCGAGCGCCGCGGCCTGGTCGCCCGCCGTGGCGAGGACTGGATGCGCCTCGGCTGA
- a CDS encoding DUF2243 domain-containing protein, which yields MSDTSPRRHERPSPAPGLMFGIGLGGFIDGIVLHQILQWHHMASATSEDPKTLAGLEVNTMADGFFHLFAWFIVVAASIVTVALWRQGRLAPSWTFHVGGLLSGWGLFNLVEGIVDHQILGVHHVRDDLGGPLSWDLGFLAFGAVLVIVGQLLQRRGAATARRTDEEAVAR from the coding sequence ATGAGCGACACGAGCCCGCGACGCCACGAGCGCCCCTCGCCCGCACCGGGCCTGATGTTCGGCATCGGCCTGGGCGGGTTCATCGACGGCATCGTCCTGCACCAGATCCTGCAGTGGCACCACATGGCCAGCGCCACCTCCGAGGACCCGAAGACCCTCGCCGGGCTGGAGGTCAACACGATGGCCGACGGCTTCTTCCACCTCTTCGCGTGGTTCATCGTCGTCGCAGCCTCGATCGTGACCGTCGCGCTGTGGCGCCAAGGTCGGCTCGCGCCGTCGTGGACCTTCCACGTCGGCGGGCTGCTGAGCGGCTGGGGCCTGTTCAACCTCGTCGAGGGGATCGTCGACCACCAGATCCTCGGGGTGCACCACGTGCGCGACGACCTGGGCGGGCCGCTGTCGTGGGACCTCGGGTTCCTGGCCTTCGGCGCCGTGCTCGTCATCGTCGGCCAGCTGCTCCAGCGCCGCGGCGCCGCCACTGCCCGTCGTACCGACGAGGAGGCCGTGGCGCGCTGA
- a CDS encoding zinc-dependent alcohol dehydrogenase family protein has translation MRGVVMHGPGDVRVEERPDPRIEEPTDAIIRVSASCICGSDLWPYRGAEPVEDQVMGHEYVGVVEEVGADVRSVKVGDFVVGSFWASDNTCEICRSGYQAYCVHRVLMGTIGTQAERARIPLADGTLVATPGPPDEALVPSLLAASDVLGTGWFAATAAEAGPGRTVAVVGDGAVGLLAVLAARQLGAERVVAFSRHPERQALAREFGATDIVEERGRDGAARVSELTDGLGAHSVVEAVGTQESMLQAMHSTRPGGHMGFVGVSHGVALPGEDLFMAGIHLHGGPAPVRRFLPDLVRRIWDREIDPGRVFDRVLPLARAAEGYQAMDDRTAIKVLLTP, from the coding sequence ATGCGCGGAGTGGTGATGCACGGGCCCGGCGACGTACGCGTGGAGGAGCGCCCGGATCCACGGATCGAGGAGCCGACCGACGCGATCATCCGGGTCTCGGCGAGCTGCATCTGCGGCAGCGACCTGTGGCCCTACCGCGGCGCCGAGCCGGTCGAGGACCAGGTGATGGGGCACGAGTACGTCGGGGTCGTGGAGGAGGTCGGCGCCGACGTGCGCAGCGTCAAGGTGGGCGACTTCGTCGTCGGATCGTTCTGGGCCTCCGACAACACCTGCGAGATCTGCCGGTCCGGCTACCAGGCCTACTGCGTGCACCGGGTGCTCATGGGGACGATCGGCACCCAGGCGGAGCGGGCCCGGATCCCGCTCGCCGACGGCACCCTGGTCGCCACCCCCGGGCCGCCGGACGAGGCACTGGTGCCCTCGCTGCTGGCGGCCTCCGACGTGCTCGGCACCGGTTGGTTCGCGGCCACCGCCGCCGAGGCCGGGCCCGGGCGGACCGTGGCCGTGGTGGGCGACGGCGCGGTCGGGCTGCTGGCCGTGCTCGCCGCGCGCCAGCTCGGCGCGGAGCGGGTGGTGGCCTTCAGCCGGCACCCCGAGCGCCAGGCGCTCGCCCGCGAGTTCGGCGCCACCGACATCGTCGAGGAGCGCGGTCGGGACGGGGCTGCGCGCGTCAGCGAGCTCACCGACGGTCTCGGGGCGCACTCGGTCGTCGAGGCGGTCGGCACCCAGGAGTCGATGCTCCAGGCGATGCACTCCACCCGGCCCGGTGGGCACATGGGCTTCGTCGGCGTCTCGCACGGCGTGGCGCTCCCGGGGGAGGACCTGTTCATGGCCGGCATCCACCTCCACGGCGGTCCGGCCCCGGTGCGGCGGTTCCTGCCCGACCTCGTGCGACGCATCTGGGACCGCGAGATCGACCCCGGTC